The following proteins are encoded in a genomic region of Pelodictyon phaeoclathratiforme BU-1:
- the rplN gene encoding 50S ribosomal protein L14 codes for MIQKETNLVVADNSGAKKVRCIHVFGGTGRRYASLGDQIIVSVKAAVPGGIVKKKDVCRAVVVRCVKESRRKDGSYIRFDENAVVLLNAQGEPRGTRIFGPVARELRDRKFMKIVSLAPEVL; via the coding sequence ATGATCCAGAAAGAAACAAATCTGGTTGTTGCCGATAACAGCGGAGCCAAAAAGGTTCGTTGTATTCACGTTTTCGGCGGAACCGGGAGGCGTTATGCCTCATTGGGTGATCAGATTATAGTATCAGTCAAGGCTGCTGTTCCTGGTGGTATTGTAAAGAAGAAGGATGTGTGCAGGGCCGTTGTCGTGCGCTGTGTCAAGGAATCCCGGAGAAAAGATGGTTCCTATATTCGCTTTGACGAAAACGCAGTTGTTCTTCTTAATGCTCAGGGTGAACCGAGGGGAACCCGTATATTCGGGCCGGTAGCAAGAGAGCTTCGCGACAGGAAATTTATGAAGATTGTATCGTTGGCACCTGAAGTATTGTAG
- the rpsN gene encoding 30S ribosomal protein S14, translating into MAKKSVIARNEKRIKLVAKYAVLRAELLKAGDYEALRKLPRDSSATRVRNRCVLTGRGRGVYAKYGLCRHMFRKFALEGKLPGVKKASW; encoded by the coding sequence ATGGCCAAGAAAAGCGTTATAGCAAGGAACGAGAAGAGAATCAAGCTTGTAGCGAAATATGCAGTCCTCCGTGCGGAGCTGCTTAAAGCTGGCGATTATGAAGCCCTTCGCAAGTTGCCAAGAGACAGTTCTGCAACAAGGGTTCGCAACCGTTGTGTGCTTACAGGTCGTGGAAGAGGTGTTTATGCAAAGTATGGGTTATGCCGGCATATGTTCCGCAAATTCGCTCTTGAAGGAAAGTTGCCTGGTGTGAAGAAAGCAAGCTGGTAA
- the rplV gene encoding 50S ribosomal protein L22, with product MEAKAILRDTPTSPRKMRLVAGLVRGKPVDLAKAILLNSTKAASRNVMMTLKSAVANYAQRNPDERVSDQELFVKTIFVDEGTTLKRTLPAPMGRAFRIRKRSNHLTIVIDKVKNPVTK from the coding sequence ATGGAAGCTAAAGCAATTTTACGGGATACGCCAACATCGCCAAGAAAGATGCGTCTTGTAGCGGGTCTCGTTCGTGGAAAACCGGTTGATCTGGCCAAGGCCATTCTGCTCAACTCAACAAAGGCCGCTTCTCGAAATGTTATGATGACGCTCAAATCCGCCGTTGCAAATTATGCGCAGCGTAACCCGGACGAACGGGTCAGTGATCAGGAGCTTTTTGTCAAGACTATTTTTGTTGATGAAGGCACCACACTGAAGAGAACGTTACCGGCACCTATGGGTCGGGCATTCAGGATTCGGAAGAGATCGAATCATCTTACGATCGTCATTGATAAGGTTAAAAATCCAGTAACTAAATAA
- the rpsC gene encoding 30S ribosomal protein S3 has protein sequence MGQKVNPTGFRLGIIRDWASRWYDDSPVISEKIKQDHVIRTYVLARLKKERAGIARIIIERTTKHVKINIYAARPGAVVGRKGEEINNLSQELSRITGKEVKIDVVEVVKPEIEAQLIGDNIAYQLENRVSFRRAMKQAIQQAMRSGAEGVRIRCGGRLGGAEIARSEQYKEGKIPLHTIRANVDYASVTAHTIAGTIGIKVWVYKGEVLVQRIDAIEEDELKRIKERRNDAGARNRDSRTKRRHRTKR, from the coding sequence TTGGGTCAGAAAGTTAATCCTACTGGATTTAGGCTGGGAATTATCAGAGACTGGGCTTCACGCTGGTATGATGACAGTCCTGTTATTTCGGAGAAAATTAAGCAGGACCATGTTATCCGTACTTATGTTCTTGCAAGGCTGAAGAAGGAGAGGGCAGGCATTGCACGTATTATTATCGAGAGAACGACGAAGCATGTCAAGATCAATATCTATGCAGCCCGTCCGGGTGCTGTTGTTGGAAGAAAGGGTGAAGAGATCAACAACCTTTCCCAGGAGCTGAGTCGTATCACCGGAAAAGAGGTGAAGATCGATGTTGTTGAGGTTGTCAAACCGGAAATAGAGGCACAGTTGATTGGCGATAACATTGCCTACCAGCTTGAAAATCGTGTTTCATTCAGAAGAGCCATGAAACAGGCTATCCAGCAGGCCATGCGCTCTGGAGCAGAAGGTGTCAGGATCAGATGCGGAGGCCGTCTCGGTGGTGCTGAAATTGCCCGTTCGGAACAGTATAAAGAGGGAAAGATTCCGCTTCATACCATCCGTGCCAATGTTGATTATGCGAGCGTCACCGCTCATACCATAGCCGGTACCATCGGTATCAAGGTATGGGTTTATAAAGGTGAAGTCCTCGTTCAGCGCATTGATGCAATCGAAGAGGATGAACTGAAGAGAATCAAGGAAAGACGCAATGATGCAGGTGCAAGAAATCGCGATAGTCGCACAAAGCGCCGTCATCGTACCAAGCGATAA
- the rplX gene encoding 50S ribosomal protein L24, whose amino-acid sequence MKTGIKKVKLHVKKNDSVVVISGNDKGKEGKILKVFPIKSRVIVEGVNIRKRHMRPTQGQTQGSIIEREFPIHSSNVKKS is encoded by the coding sequence ATGAAAACAGGTATTAAAAAGGTTAAGTTGCACGTCAAGAAGAATGACTCGGTCGTCGTCATCAGCGGCAATGATAAAGGCAAGGAAGGAAAGATTCTGAAAGTGTTTCCGATAAAAAGCCGTGTTATTGTAGAAGGTGTCAATATCCGGAAGCGCCACATGCGTCCGACCCAGGGGCAGACACAGGGATCGATTATTGAGCGGGAGTTCCCGATTCATTCTTCCAACGTGAAGAAAAGTTAA
- the rpmC gene encoding 50S ribosomal protein L29, whose product MKKYEIAALNKQELIDRLKELENRLADINFFKVIEQPQNPMVFRNSKRDIARMKNRLHQLAASETGQV is encoded by the coding sequence ATGAAAAAGTATGAAATTGCGGCATTGAATAAACAGGAACTGATCGACAGGCTCAAAGAGCTTGAGAACAGACTTGCCGATATCAATTTTTTTAAGGTTATTGAACAGCCGCAGAATCCAATGGTTTTCCGCAATTCGAAGCGGGATATTGCGCGCATGAAAAACCGGCTCCATCAACTTGCGGCTTCCGAAACGGGCCAGGTTTGA
- the rpsS gene encoding 30S ribosomal protein S19, with protein MPRSLKKGPFIDIKLEKRILDMNSKGEKKVIKTWSRSSMISPDFVGHTVAVHNGKNHVPVYVGDNMVGHKLGEFAPTRSFRGHAGGGKAEKGGSAPRKK; from the coding sequence ATGCCAAGATCACTTAAAAAGGGACCGTTCATTGATATAAAACTGGAAAAGCGGATCCTTGATATGAATAGCAAGGGAGAAAAAAAGGTTATCAAGACCTGGTCCAGAAGTTCAATGATTTCACCTGATTTTGTCGGTCATACAGTGGCTGTGCATAATGGCAAGAACCATGTGCCAGTCTATGTAGGTGATAATATGGTAGGTCATAAGCTTGGAGAGTTTGCCCCGACGAGATCATTTCGCGGCCATGCTGGTGGTGGAAAGGCAGAAAAAGGCGGATCAGCACCAAGAAAAAAATAA
- the rplW gene encoding 50S ribosomal protein L23, producing the protein MINPLLRPLLTEKSTGLTEKKGQYVFVVKPDADKTDIKKAVEKKFGVEVKSIRTINCLGKSRAQNTRKGRVTGKKSDWKKAIITLEKGQSIDYYSNTAQKSEG; encoded by the coding sequence ATGATAAACCCGTTGTTGCGCCCTTTGTTGACAGAGAAAAGTACTGGGCTGACAGAAAAGAAAGGACAGTATGTCTTTGTCGTTAAACCCGATGCAGACAAGACTGATATCAAGAAAGCTGTTGAGAAGAAATTTGGTGTTGAGGTGAAATCGATTCGTACGATTAATTGCCTCGGCAAGTCCCGTGCCCAGAACACCCGCAAGGGCAGGGTTACCGGAAAGAAAAGTGACTGGAAAAAAGCGATTATCACTCTTGAAAAGGGTCAGTCAATAGACTATTACTCAAATACAGCCCAGAAGAGCGAAGGATAG
- the rplP gene encoding 50S ribosomal protein L16, which yields MLMPKRVKYRKTQRGRMKGNSGRGTDVSFGSFGLKAIEPAWITSRQIEAARVAMTRFMKRDGKIWIRIFPDKPVTKKPAETRMGSGKGSPEFWVAVVKPGRIMFEADGVPKEVATEAFRLAAKKLPIKTRFIVRPDYED from the coding sequence ATGTTAATGCCAAAGAGAGTTAAATATAGAAAGACACAACGGGGCCGGATGAAAGGCAATTCAGGACGTGGTACAGATGTATCTTTCGGTTCGTTCGGTCTTAAAGCAATTGAGCCAGCATGGATTACCAGTCGTCAGATTGAGGCTGCCCGTGTTGCCATGACGAGATTTATGAAGAGGGATGGTAAAATCTGGATCAGGATTTTCCCGGATAAACCGGTAACAAAAAAACCTGCTGAAACCCGAATGGGTTCTGGTAAAGGTTCTCCAGAGTTTTGGGTTGCAGTGGTAAAACCCGGAAGAATCATGTTCGAGGCTGATGGAGTTCCGAAAGAGGTTGCCACAGAGGCATTCCGGCTTGCAGCGAAAAAACTGCCCATCAAGACCAGGTTCATTGTCCGTCCTGATTACGAAGATTAA
- the rplB gene encoding 50S ribosomal protein L2, whose product MAIRKLAPVTPGSRFMSYPAFDEITKSTPEKSLLVPLKKSGGRNAAGRKTSRHRGGGHKRHYRIIDFKRNKDGIPATVAAIEYDPNRSSRIALLHYNDGEKRYILAPKGLNVGDKVESGEKVEIKTGNTMPLKNIPLGTDIHNIEMKAGKGGQIVRSAGGFAVLAAREGDYVTLKLPSGEIRKLRVECRATIGVVGNTDHENIVLGKAGRSRWLGIRPQTRGMAMNPVDHPMGGGEGKSKSGGGRKHPMSPWGQLAKGLKTRNKKKASQKLIVRGRNAK is encoded by the coding sequence ATGGCTATAAGGAAGTTAGCGCCGGTTACGCCAGGGTCAAGGTTCATGTCATACCCTGCATTCGATGAAATCACAAAAAGCACGCCGGAAAAAAGCCTGCTTGTGCCGCTCAAGAAGTCAGGTGGCCGCAACGCTGCGGGACGCAAAACTTCAAGGCATAGAGGTGGCGGGCATAAAAGGCATTACAGGATTATCGATTTCAAGCGCAACAAGGATGGTATTCCTGCAACGGTTGCTGCTATTGAGTATGATCCGAACCGTTCATCAAGAATTGCATTATTGCATTACAATGACGGAGAAAAACGTTATATTCTCGCCCCGAAAGGTTTAAATGTTGGCGACAAGGTGGAAAGCGGAGAGAAGGTCGAAATCAAGACCGGCAACACCATGCCCCTGAAGAATATCCCTCTTGGTACCGATATTCATAACATTGAGATGAAAGCGGGTAAGGGTGGACAGATTGTCCGGTCGGCAGGTGGATTTGCAGTTCTTGCAGCGCGTGAGGGTGATTATGTTACGTTGAAGCTTCCTTCCGGCGAAATCCGCAAGCTCAGGGTTGAGTGTCGTGCGACGATCGGTGTGGTAGGCAATACTGACCATGAAAATATTGTTCTCGGAAAAGCTGGCAGAAGTCGTTGGCTTGGTATTCGTCCCCAGACAAGAGGTATGGCCATGAACCCGGTTGATCACCCGATGGGCGGTGGTGAAGGCAAGTCGAAGTCGGGCGGTGGAAGAAAGCATCCAATGTCGCCATGGGGTCAGCTTGCAAAGGGTCTGAAGACCAGAAATAAGAAAAAGGCTTCACAGAAATTGATTGTACGGGGCAGAAACGCCAAATAA
- the rpsH gene encoding 30S ribosomal protein S8 → MPVTDSIADYITRIRNAGRAKNKTTDIPYSKLRENLSQLLVEKGYIKNFTVITTEKFPFLRIDLKYTAHGDPAIKEISRVSKPGRRVYDGKDIKKYLGGLGLYILSSSKGVITDKEARAQGVGGEILFRIY, encoded by the coding sequence ATGCCTGTAACGGATTCTATTGCAGATTATATCACCCGTATCAGAAATGCGGGAAGAGCAAAAAATAAAACAACCGATATCCCGTATTCAAAGCTCAGGGAGAATCTTTCGCAATTGCTTGTGGAGAAAGGGTACATTAAAAACTTTACGGTCATAACCACCGAAAAATTTCCGTTTCTTCGGATTGATCTGAAGTATACTGCCCATGGTGATCCTGCTATCAAGGAGATCAGCAGAGTCAGCAAGCCGGGTCGGCGTGTTTATGATGGAAAAGATATTAAAAAATATCTTGGTGGTCTCGGGTTGTATATCCTCTCATCATCGAAAGGGGTAATAACCGATAAAGAGGCAAGGGCACAGGGCGTAGGTGGTGAAATCCTGTTCCGTATCTATTAA
- the rpsQ gene encoding 30S ribosomal protein S17: protein MEENKMGSVSMEQNAPVRGRKKSWLGKVVSDKMDKSCVVAVERSVQHPVYKKYFKKTTKLTAHDEKNEAGIGDLVKVVECRPLSKRKSCRLVEIIEKAR from the coding sequence ATGGAAGAAAATAAAATGGGCAGTGTATCAATGGAACAGAATGCTCCAGTAAGGGGAAGAAAAAAAAGCTGGTTAGGCAAGGTTGTCAGTGACAAGATGGATAAGTCGTGTGTTGTTGCCGTAGAACGTAGCGTACAGCATCCGGTTTACAAGAAATATTTCAAGAAGACGACGAAGCTGACAGCTCATGATGAAAAGAATGAAGCTGGTATCGGTGATTTGGTTAAAGTGGTCGAATGTCGTCCATTGAGCAAAAGGAAAAGCTGTCGTTTGGTCGAAATTATAGAAAAAGCCAGGTAA
- the rplE gene encoding 50S ribosomal protein L5 produces the protein MDKNKEMTPTTPSLARLETFFKEKVTPNLVERFQYKNAMLVPKLKKISINIGVGAAAAEPKLLEIALQELAQITGQKPQIRKSKKAISNFKLREGQAIGCRVTLRRKAMYEFFDRFVSLAVPRIRDFRGLSDTSFDGRGNYTVGVREQIIFPEIDIDKVPRISGMDISFVTSASTDEEAYVLLSELGMPFKKKNN, from the coding sequence ATGGACAAGAATAAAGAGATGACACCGACAACACCTTCACTGGCAAGACTTGAAACATTCTTTAAAGAGAAAGTAACTCCCAATCTTGTCGAGCGCTTTCAGTACAAGAATGCCATGCTGGTACCGAAGCTTAAAAAAATATCGATCAATATCGGTGTAGGTGCTGCAGCGGCAGAACCAAAACTGCTTGAAATTGCTCTTCAGGAGCTTGCCCAGATTACAGGTCAGAAACCCCAGATCCGTAAATCAAAAAAAGCAATATCAAACTTTAAATTACGCGAAGGCCAGGCTATAGGTTGCCGCGTAACGTTACGCCGCAAGGCCATGTACGAGTTTTTTGATCGTTTTGTCAGTCTTGCCGTTCCAAGAATACGTGATTTCCGTGGGCTCAGCGATACCAGTTTCGATGGCCGTGGAAACTATACCGTTGGAGTCAGGGAGCAGATTATATTTCCGGAAATCGATATTGACAAAGTACCGAGAATATCCGGAATGGATATCAGTTTTGTAACTTCAGCTTCGACAGATGAAGAGGCTTATGTACTGCTCTCGGAACTTGGAATGCCATTCAAAAAGAAGAACAACTAA